The bacterium region GGGCTATCGCGTTTACTCCGGCATGACCGCTTACGAGCTGACCCTGGACGAGAGCGGCCAGTTCGACGACGCCAGTTGGACGGCGCCCTGGCCCGGCAACAAGCGCTTCTACCAGGTGCGCGTCCTCACGGAGTGAGGGTGGCGGCATCGTGTGAGACAGGCGAAGGCCCGGCATCAGCCGGGCCTTCGCACCTTGACGGGGGGCAGATTCATCCAGGGTGTCCGACCCTTGGTCGGACACCTGGCCAAGGAACTGGACACCGCCACCTGCGGGAAGGGCCGCGCTCGGGCACCGGTGCGGGGAACCTCGGCCCGGTCCTGTCCCAAGGTCCAGACCTGCGGACATCGGGTGGCCATTTGTCCACGCTTGGAGCGGGATTTCGGAGCCTGGGCGCCAGGACGATGGGCAGATCCTGCCCAGGTGTCCGACGAAGGGTCGGACACCTGTCCAAATGGTCGCCCACCCGTGCGCCGGCTCCTTCGCTCAAGCCCTCACATGTCCAATGCCGCGCGCAGTCGGAAGCGCCGCCCGATGAGCGGTCCGTAGATGAGGGCCGCGTCCAGCATCCCCTCATGGCCGGCGTCGATCACCAGGGGATTGTCCGGTTGCACATAGTCCAGCAGGTTCTCCACATCCAGACCCAGGGTCCAAGAGCCCAGGCCATGCTCCAGGCCCAGGTCCAGCACGGACCAGGCCGGCGTCTTGTCGCGGCCGCGGCCGACGGGCATCTCCTGGGGACCCGTGGCCCGCAGGCGCAGCTCCGCGCCCAGGCCCGGCAGACCCGCCAGGCCGCGCTTGCCCACCAAGGCGGAGGCCGTCCACGAGCCGGCCAGCTCCTCGGCTCGCCAGCCTTCGTCGAGCAGCAGTTGCACGCGGCTCACGGTGCCGCCCGCGGCGAGATGCCAACCCGCCATGCCGAGCCAGTCCGCCCGCGCCTCCACCCCGCGGCTGAATGCCTCCCGGGCGTTGCCGTAGCGCAAGGTGCCCACCTCCTCCGTGTAGCGCAGGATGGCCTTCTCGCGGAACTCCACGGCGAAGAGGGAGACATTGCCCTGCCAGCGGCCCCAGCTTCCCACCCGCTGGTGCTGCAAGCCCAGGTTGAGGCTGAGGGAGCGCTCCGGCTTGAGACGGTCGGGCAGCTCCACGTTGTCGAAGCCGGCGTGGACGGCCTTGTCCAGGCTGAAGAGGGTCACCTGACGGTAGCCCTGGCCCAGGCTCACGCGCAGCAGCAGATCAGGGTGAGCCTGCAGGGCCACGCTGCCGCGACCCAGGGGAATCCAGCCCTCCTCCTGCTTCTCGGCCCGCAAGCCGCCCTCCCAAATCCAGCGCCCGGCAGTTGTCAAGCGGCTGTAGGAGAAGCTGGGCACGCGGTCGTGGCGGTCCGTGGGGAGGGGCAGGCCATCTTCATAGAGATCGTCCGTCCAGCCCGCCTGCAGGCGGTTGAGGGCGCCGCCCGCCCCGCGCAGGTCCAGGCCGGCCTGCAGCAACAGCCGTCGCTGCGTGGCGTCGAAGGCAGTGGGGCCGTACCAGGAGTCCTGATGATGCTGCACGATGGCAGCGGCCATCGACCAGCTCCGCCGCTCGTCAAGGACGCCCTCCATCGACGCGCGCAGTTCCGCCCGGCGGATGGCGATGTCGCGGCCATAGACCTGGCTGCTGCCCCGGTCGCTCGCCTCCCAGCCGGTGTCCCCGGCGAAGCGCTGCTCCCTCAAGCCCGAGCCATGCACGTTCCAGGCGAAGGCATGGGAGCTGCGGCCCAGCGACAGCTGGCCGCCCAGACGCTTCACCTGTGGCGTGTCGGTCAGCTGGTCGCCGTTGCGATCCAGGCGCTGCGGATCGGCCTGCCAGTCGGCGTTGAGCAGCAGGGGCAGTCCCGCCAGGGTGCGCCCCGCCGAAAAGCCGGCCCCGTGGCGCCAGCCGTCCCCCAGCGCGAGACGCAGCTGGAAGGTGTCCTCGCCGTCCGGACGCCGGCTGCTCAGACTCACGCCGCCGGCCACTGCCCCCGATCCCTCGGCGGCGGTCACGGCGCCCCGCGTCACGGCCAGTGAGGAGAGGGTGCTGACACCCACGGCGTCCATGCCATAAAGGGCGCCCACGCCGCTCATCACCGCCAGGCCGTCCAGCCGCACCTCGGTGTAGTTCGGATCCAGCCCCTGCAGCCCCACGCCGGCGCTGCCGCACAGGCCGCAGGGCCGCGTGTCGACGCCGGAGAGGCTGCCCAGGGCGCCGCGCGCCGTGCCGTCCAGGGAGCGGGCCGCCGCTTCATCCACGGACAGCACCTCGGTGGCCCGTTCGGCGCCCAGGTCGATCCCGCTGCCGCGGCGGGCGGTGATCGTGAGGTCCTGCAACTCGACCTCGGTGGGCCGCAACACGACATGGTGAGTGATGTGGCCTTCGTCGGGCAGGTCCAGGTGCAGGGTGAGGGGCGCGAAACCCACGCACGTGATGGTGAGGCCCAAGCGCCCGGCCACGCCGTGCAGCACGGCCATTCCCTCGAGATCACTGGCGGCGCCGCGGCCGTCGGGGAGCACGACGTTGGCGCCGGGCACGGGCGCCCCGGTGGGATCGGCCAAGCTCAGGTGGAGCATGGCGGCCCAAGCGGGCGTCGCCACAGCGGCGGCCATCAGCATGGCGCCGCGAAGCATCTTGACAAACATGGTTCATCCTTTCGCTGGGTCCGCGCGCGGGCGGGCTTCCGCTGCCGCCGCCGGGAGCCGCACAAAGGGCCGCGGACTACCGTGGGTGACAGGTTCAGGGTGTCTGACGGAATGCGGCCGGGGCATGAAAGCACGCCCGGCCGGCGAAAGGATCAGGTCTTGGGCGGCTGTTCGGGCGGGGCCAAGCCGCCGTCGCGCACGTGGTCTTGGCCGCGGTGGCCAATGATGCTCCAGGCCAGCGGAAGCGGCAGGCTGGTCGCCACGGGCAGCCATGCCACGCCGCCGGGCGTGGCGCGGTAGCAGGCGCACTTGGAACCGGAGGAATCACAGCAGCTGTCATCGTGGTCCGTGCCGGCGGGAGCATCCTCCTGGGGGGCCGCCGGCCCGCGGCACGAGGAGGCGGTGGACGGACTCCGGCACTCGGTCGGCCCCCCGCCCTCCGCCTCCCCGGCAAGCGCGGGGGCGGAGCTTGTGCAGCAGCAGGCGCAGGATCCCGAGATGTGCAAATCCTGGAGGACATCGACGGTTGGGCGGGCCTGGGCCTGCAGCAACAAGAGGTAGGGCAGGACGAGGACGAAGGCCAAGCGGGCGCGCCACTCCCCTTGACGCCGTTGGCGGCGCGGCTGGAAGGACGACCGGTTCCGCTCGCTCATGAGCCTCTTTCCTGAACTAGTCCTGACGGGGTGGGAAGCAAGCACACTTGCGCGAACTAATCAAGTCCGGGCTTGCCTCCCACGCTCGGGGCGGTCACTCCTCGCCCAGGGCGGCCAGATCCGCCAGATCCTGCAGCCGGCCTGTCGCCCGTTTGTTCGCCAGGTATTGGTCCCGTCCAAGAAAATGGACCGGTATTCCGCCCAGCTGCCCCGTCGACCTGCCGGCAAAGGCCTCGGACCACGTGACGCCAGTAATGGAGGTCAGCAGGTCCACGCGGGCCGGCACCCTCCCCAGTTGCACAACCTGGTCCAGCCTGGTGAAATCCTCCCAGGTCAAGCCCAGCCCGCCGAAGCCGAACTCCGTCAGGGCCTCCATCACGCGATGGGCGTTCTCCGGGGTCGGGTTGACCAGAAGATCGATGTCACCCGTGTTGCGCGGGCAGCCGTGCAGCGCCAAGGCATAGGCGCCCACCACGATGAACTCAACCTGGTGCGAGCGGAACAACCCGAGCAACTCGAGCCAATCGGATGTCAGGTCCATGGAATTCCCTCCGCAGACGCTCCACTTCGGCCAGCCGCTCCTCGGGCGGGCGGCCCAGCCACCACGCCCGGTCCCGGGCCCGGTCCTCGTCCCCCAGGCGGCGGATGGTCACGCAGCGCTCCACGACTAATCCACGTAGGGGCAGGCCACCTGGCGGCCGTCGGCCAGGGTGCGGTACTCGGGCACGTCCCGGGCGCACTCCGGCCTCGCCACCGGGCAGCGGGTGCGGAAGGCGCAGCCGCTGGGTTTGGCGATGGGGTTGGGCACGTCGCCCTGCAGCAACTTGCGGTCCTTGGTCTTGACGCGGTCCGGGTCGGGCAGGGGTACCGCCTCGAGCAGGGCCTTGGTGTAGGGATGCTTGGGATTGCGGTAGATGTCCTGCGCCTTGCCCAGCTCCACCATGCAGCCCAGGTACATGACGGCGATGCGGTCGCTGATGTGCTCCACCACGGAAAGGTCGTGGGCGATGAAGATGTAGGTGAGGCTGAACTCCTCCTGCAGGTCCTGCAGGAGGTTGATGACCTGGGCCTGGATCGAGACGTCCAGGGCGCTGACCGGCTCGTCGGCCACGATCAGCTGCGGATTGGTGGCCAGGGCGCGGGCGAAGCCCACGCGCTGGCGCTGGCCGCCGGAGAACTCATGAGGGTAGCGGTAGGCCTGCTCCCGCGAGAGGCCCACTTTCTCCAGCAGCCAGAAGACGCGCTCGTCCACATCGGAGGTCTTCATGTCCGGCTGCGTGATCTGGAGCGGTTCGGCGATGATGTCCCGCACCAGCATGCGCGGGTTGAGGCTGGAGAAGGGATCCTGGAAGATCATCTGGATGTCGCTCCGGTACTTGCGCATGCCCTTGCGCTTGAGCGACGCGAAATCCACCCAGCCGTCGGCGTGATGGTTGTAGAGGATCTTGCCGTAGACCTCCACGTCCGGCGAACCGGAGTGAAGAATGTTGACGATGGCGCGGCCCACCGTCGTCTTGCCGCAGCCGGACTCGCCCACCAGCCCCAGGGTCTCGCCCCGCTTCAGCTCGAAGCTCACGCCGTCGACCGCCTTCACCTCCGCCACTTTGCGCAGCATGAGGCCGCCATGGATGGGGAAATGGACGCGCAGATCCTCCAGCTTCAGCAGCAATTGCTTGTCCGGGGCCATCGACGTGCTCATGCGGTCTCTCCACGCATCTTGGGGTCATTGGAGTATAGGTGGCAGCGCACCTGGTGGCCCGGGGCCAGCTCCACGATGTCGGGCACGATCGTTTCGCAGTGGGGCATCACGTTGTCGCAGCGGGTGCAGAATCGGCAGCCCACCGGCATGTCCAGCATGGAGGGCACCACGCCGCGGATGGTCTGCAGCCGGGATTTCTTCTCCTTGTCCGGGCGGGGCAGGCTGCCCAGCAGGCCGCTGGTGTAGGGGTGGGCCGGCGTGTTGAAGAGGACCTGGCTGCTCGCCACCTCCTGGATGTGTCCGCCATACATGACGATGACCCGCTCGCAGGTCTCGGCCACCACCGCCAGGTCGTGGGTGATGAGCACGATGCTGGCCTCCTGGCGCTTCTCCTTCATCTGCAGCATGAGCTGGAGGATTTGGGCCTGGATGGTGA contains the following coding sequences:
- a CDS encoding TonB-dependent receptor: MFVKMLRGAMLMAAAVATPAWAAMLHLSLADPTGAPVPGANVVLPDGRGAASDLEGMAVLHGVAGRLGLTITCVGFAPLTLHLDLPDEGHITHHVVLRPTEVELQDLTITARRGSGIDLGAERATEVLSVDEAAARSLDGTARGALGSLSGVDTRPCGLCGSAGVGLQGLDPNYTEVRLDGLAVMSGVGALYGMDAVGVSTLSSLAVTRGAVTAAEGSGAVAGGVSLSSRRPDGEDTFQLRLALGDGWRHGAGFSAGRTLAGLPLLLNADWQADPQRLDRNGDQLTDTPQVKRLGGQLSLGRSSHAFAWNVHGSGLREQRFAGDTGWEASDRGSSQVYGRDIAIRRAELRASMEGVLDERRSWSMAAAIVQHHQDSWYGPTAFDATQRRLLLQAGLDLRGAGGALNRLQAGWTDDLYEDGLPLPTDRHDRVPSFSYSRLTTAGRWIWEGGLRAEKQEEGWIPLGRGSVALQAHPDLLLRVSLGQGYRQVTLFSLDKAVHAGFDNVELPDRLKPERSLSLNLGLQHQRVGSWGRWQGNVSLFAVEFREKAILRYTEEVGTLRYGNAREAFSRGVEARADWLGMAGWHLAAGGTVSRVQLLLDEGWRAEELAGSWTASALVGKRGLAGLPGLGAELRLRATGPQEMPVGRGRDKTPAWSVLDLGLEHGLGSWTLGLDVENLLDYVQPDNPLVIDAGHEGMLDAALIYGPLIGRRFRLRAALDM
- a CDS encoding ATP-binding cassette domain-containing protein, encoding MSTSMAPDKQLLLKLEDLRVHFPIHGGLMLRKVAEVKAVDGVSFELKRGETLGLVGESGCGKTTVGRAIVNILHSGSPDVEVYGKILYNHHADGWVDFASLKRKGMRKYRSDIQMIFQDPFSSLNPRMLVRDIIAEPLQITQPDMKTSDVDERVFWLLEKVGLSREQAYRYPHEFSGGQRQRVGFARALATNPQLIVADEPVSALDVSIQAQVINLLQDLQEEFSLTYIFIAHDLSVVEHISDRIAVMYLGCMVELGKAQDIYRNPKHPYTKALLEAVPLPDPDRVKTKDRKLLQGDVPNPIAKPSGCAFRTRCPVARPECARDVPEYRTLADGRQVACPYVD